Proteins encoded within one genomic window of bacterium:
- a CDS encoding LamG domain-containing protein: protein MAKSLFALALLATPCLLYAAPPAAPLTPDASTVLLWHCDEGQGEQVADASGQGHVGKITGAQWTEGKFGQALVWGEGNGNMNTPGNFPPLQAFTLQAWVRLDKMPTGQIPFWTADVCGQLGATGITIRPPGLMYVGVQLGSQANHLTGQTKIPVGQWTHLALVYDGAARKIGLFVNGQVDIELDVPPGSPVQVNQPGNRFWVRSYGGGDEKLVGAIDEISLSSRAETFGYKWRSNVYVHLLRYQSAFLVGSPVSGGADGTITGYVLQVKDAAGKSLVDKVLTAAQVAAGALVPAPGLAAGEVVATVTALRADKTREQLTEQAFHFTPPVRDVVSLTPDNICLVGGKPFFPLGAYHVRQSDLQTIRDGGMNIGIPFTATFPPGWQRPSDGVGYIEKCGEVGIMGVAIGGHKDALAHYRGHPNVLFWYVDDEPGGEGRQPADTLKRYEDWAAADPTHLQFLLHNKPAEFMRYAPACDVFACDPYPIRRDATADMMHVVRYTEGAVAAVFDRKPVWVALQCYTVKAVSEAGKSGDGVPRLPTPAELRCMSYLALAAGARGLLYYAFDDTYYNNGRIRGVNIGQEYPEFWAQMTQVMKELGGLQRLWLSPHAALRPENLTPEVVVQRQPFACGGRTYLLVVNPKYEGRAVRVKLPGVKRTGQVKDGLGGTAGKIAGGELTDTLEALQAKCYEL from the coding sequence ATGGCAAAGTCCCTGTTCGCCCTGGCGCTGTTAGCGACGCCGTGCCTCCTGTATGCCGCACCTCCCGCCGCCCCCCTCACACCGGACGCCTCGACCGTGCTGCTCTGGCACTGCGACGAGGGTCAGGGTGAGCAGGTGGCCGATGCCTCCGGGCAGGGGCACGTCGGCAAGATCACGGGCGCGCAGTGGACGGAGGGGAAGTTCGGCCAGGCGCTCGTGTGGGGCGAGGGCAATGGCAACATGAACACCCCCGGCAACTTCCCGCCGCTGCAGGCCTTCACGCTGCAGGCCTGGGTGCGGCTGGACAAGATGCCCACCGGGCAGATTCCCTTCTGGACGGCGGACGTGTGCGGGCAACTGGGCGCCACCGGCATCACCATCCGTCCGCCGGGCCTGATGTACGTGGGCGTGCAGCTCGGTTCGCAGGCCAACCACCTGACGGGCCAGACCAAGATCCCCGTCGGGCAGTGGACGCACCTCGCGCTCGTGTATGACGGGGCGGCGCGCAAGATCGGCCTGTTCGTCAACGGGCAGGTGGACATCGAGCTGGATGTGCCGCCCGGGTCACCGGTGCAGGTCAACCAGCCGGGCAACCGCTTCTGGGTGCGCAGCTACGGCGGCGGCGATGAGAAGCTCGTGGGGGCCATTGACGAGATCAGCCTGTCCAGCCGCGCCGAGACCTTCGGGTACAAGTGGCGCAGCAATGTCTATGTCCACCTGCTACGTTACCAGTCGGCCTTCCTCGTGGGCAGTCCCGTGTCCGGGGGCGCTGACGGCACCATCACCGGATACGTTCTGCAGGTGAAAGACGCCGCTGGCAAAAGCCTTGTGGACAAGGTCCTGACTGCGGCCCAGGTGGCGGCCGGGGCGCTGGTGCCCGCGCCGGGGCTGGCGGCGGGCGAGGTCGTAGCGACCGTGACGGCGCTGCGGGCAGACAAGACGCGTGAGCAGCTGACGGAGCAGGCGTTCCATTTCACTCCGCCGGTCAGGGACGTCGTCAGCCTCACACCGGACAACATCTGCCTCGTGGGCGGCAAGCCGTTCTTCCCGCTCGGGGCCTACCACGTGCGGCAGTCTGACCTGCAGACGATCAGGGACGGCGGGATGAACATCGGCATCCCCTTCACGGCGACCTTCCCTCCGGGCTGGCAGCGCCCGAGCGACGGGGTCGGCTATATCGAGAAGTGCGGGGAGGTCGGGATCATGGGTGTGGCCATCGGCGGCCACAAGGACGCGCTCGCCCACTACCGCGGCCACCCCAACGTGCTCTTCTGGTACGTGGACGACGAGCCGGGTGGGGAGGGCCGCCAGCCGGCCGACACACTGAAGCGCTATGAGGACTGGGCCGCCGCCGACCCGACGCACCTGCAGTTCCTGCTGCACAACAAGCCCGCAGAGTTCATGCGCTACGCCCCGGCGTGCGATGTCTTCGCCTGCGACCCGTACCCCATTCGCCGTGACGCCACCGCCGACATGATGCACGTGGTCCGGTACACCGAAGGCGCCGTGGCGGCGGTGTTCGACCGCAAGCCGGTGTGGGTGGCGTTGCAGTGCTACACCGTGAAGGCGGTGTCGGAGGCCGGGAAGTCAGGCGATGGTGTGCCGCGCCTGCCGACGCCGGCGGAGCTGCGCTGCATGAGCTACCTCGCCCTCGCCGCCGGCGCGCGTGGGCTGCTGTACTATGCCTTCGATGACACCTACTACAACAACGGGCGGATTCGCGGCGTGAACATTGGCCAGGAGTACCCCGAGTTCTGGGCGCAGATGACGCAGGTGATGAAGGAGCTGGGCGGGCTGCAGCGGCTGTGGCTATCGCCCCACGCGGCGCTGCGGCCCGAGAACCTGACCCCGGAGGTCGTCGTGCAGCGCCAGCCCTTCGCCTGCGGCGGGAGGACCTACCTGCTGGTGGTGAACCCGAAGTATGAGGGGCGCGCTGTGCGGGTGAAGCTCCCGGGTGTGAAGCGGACGGGCCAGGTGAAGGATGGGCTGGGCGGCACGGCAGGGAAGATCGCGGGCGGCGAACTGACCGACACGCTGGAGGCGTTGCAGGCGAAGTGCTACGAGTTGTAG
- a CDS encoding CoA-binding protein — protein MIEELLSRRRFAVVGVSTNTEKYGWIVFENLRSRGYEAYAVNPRHTEVHGHPCVASLADLPEPPEVVVTVVPPAVTRETVRQALALGVRYFWMQPGSEDDGAIAAAEAAGARVVHHQCIMLH, from the coding sequence ATGATCGAGGAGTTGCTGTCTCGCCGCCGCTTCGCCGTCGTCGGCGTATCCACCAACACTGAGAAGTACGGCTGGATCGTCTTCGAGAACCTGCGCTCGCGGGGCTATGAGGCCTACGCGGTGAATCCCCGGCACACCGAGGTCCACGGCCACCCCTGCGTCGCCAGCCTCGCCGATCTCCCCGAGCCCCCCGAGGTGGTTGTCACGGTCGTTCCGCCCGCCGTCACGCGCGAGACGGTGCGCCAGGCGCTGGCCCTGGGGGTGCGGTACTTCTGGATGCAGCCGGGCTCGGAGGACGATGGGGCCATCGCCGCAGCCGAGGCCGCCGGGGCGCGCGTGGTCCACCACCAGTGTATCATGCTGCACTGA
- a CDS encoding Gfo/Idh/MocA family oxidoreductase → MHRAMILGCGARAHWHACVYPQVEGMELVACCELDPERGQAFATEFDIPAVYQDYATALAEARPEVVHIVTNPTRRVAEVEAAAAAGVRAVILEKPIAIRPGDLRALADIERRTGLHILTNSQRRYFPEATSGELHAIIHERLGDLYFVRCSTRGNLMGMGPHLMDWLLCFLNEARPEAVWAMGYGRSDEGYQRTHLAPQHLLAEYWFPGNVRVVFDCDPLAVGTPGDARGFNCHLEFHGTQGRLSVMQLASYWYQTAGMADPVRHEADPDNHNLGQRELTRAVVALLEEGVPHRTRLEIEQPVFEALFAAEQSLFEGRRIDLPADFDDADWEALMQRLAAS, encoded by the coding sequence ATGCATCGAGCCATGATTCTGGGCTGCGGGGCCCGCGCCCACTGGCACGCCTGCGTCTATCCGCAGGTCGAGGGGATGGAACTGGTCGCCTGCTGCGAGCTGGACCCCGAGCGCGGGCAGGCCTTCGCCACGGAGTTCGACATCCCAGCCGTCTACCAGGACTACGCGACCGCGCTGGCCGAGGCCCGGCCGGAGGTTGTGCACATCGTCACCAACCCGACGCGGCGTGTGGCCGAGGTCGAGGCGGCCGCGGCGGCGGGCGTTCGGGCCGTGATCCTCGAGAAGCCCATCGCCATACGGCCGGGCGACCTGCGGGCGCTGGCGGACATCGAGCGGCGCACCGGTCTGCACATCCTGACCAACAGCCAACGGCGCTACTTCCCCGAGGCCACGAGCGGCGAGCTGCACGCGATCATCCACGAGCGCCTGGGCGACCTGTACTTCGTCCGCTGCAGCACCCGGGGCAACCTCATGGGCATGGGCCCCCACCTGATGGACTGGCTGCTGTGCTTCCTGAACGAGGCCCGGCCGGAAGCCGTCTGGGCCATGGGCTACGGCCGCAGCGATGAGGGCTACCAGCGCACCCACCTCGCCCCCCAGCACCTGCTGGCCGAGTACTGGTTCCCCGGTAACGTCCGCGTGGTCTTCGACTGCGACCCCCTTGCCGTCGGTACCCCCGGCGACGCGCGGGGGTTCAACTGCCACCTGGAGTTCCATGGCACGCAGGGCCGGCTGTCGGTCATGCAACTGGCCAGCTACTGGTACCAGACCGCCGGGATGGCCGACCCCGTGCGGCATGAAGCCGATCCGGACAACCACAACCTGGGCCAGCGCGAGCTGACCCGCGCCGTCGTTGCCCTGCTCGAGGAGGGTGTGCCCCACCGCACGCGGCTGGAGATCGAGCAGCCGGTCTTCGAGGCGCTGTTCGCTGCCGAGCAGTCGCTCTTTGAGGGCCGGCGGATTGACCTGCCGGCCGACTTTGACGACGCGGACTGGGAGGCGCTGATGCAGCGCCTCGCGGCCTCATGA
- a CDS encoding PIG-L family deacetylase has product MNYRRVMVFAAHPDDELVMAPSMAKMASLGVDVVIALMTDGCEGYPDPSMRDSIVELRRQEAVAADEVMGTRRISFGIPDMGLTNDKETFLRVLAAIRAERPDAIFTQGSVDTHRDHLATHDVSLEAAWQGGQPVSAALGEPWRTPHVWYYKNMGARPPDLVWDVTGFAHVRQLTLATQTSQHVLFGRDRQSFVDEAEAIRATNAPASQSFWVTGKSVLHDFPDVTR; this is encoded by the coding sequence ATGAACTACCGCCGCGTCATGGTCTTTGCCGCTCACCCTGACGATGAACTGGTCATGGCCCCGAGCATGGCCAAGATGGCCTCGCTGGGGGTGGATGTCGTCATCGCCCTGATGACCGACGGCTGCGAGGGCTATCCGGACCCCTCCATGCGCGACAGCATCGTAGAGCTGCGCCGCCAGGAGGCTGTCGCGGCCGACGAGGTCATGGGCACGCGCCGGATCAGCTTCGGTATCCCCGACATGGGCCTGACCAATGACAAGGAGACGTTCCTGCGGGTGCTGGCGGCCATCCGCGCCGAGCGCCCCGACGCCATCTTCACGCAGGGCTCGGTGGACACCCATCGCGACCACCTGGCGACCCACGACGTGAGCCTGGAGGCAGCGTGGCAGGGCGGCCAGCCCGTTTCGGCCGCGCTGGGCGAGCCCTGGCGCACCCCGCACGTGTGGTACTACAAGAACATGGGCGCCCGCCCGCCGGACCTGGTGTGGGATGTGACGGGCTTCGCCCATGTGCGCCAGTTGACGCTCGCCACACAGACCTCCCAGCACGTGCTGTTCGGCCGCGACCGACAGAGCTTCGTGGACGAGGCGGAGGCCATCCGGGCGACCAACGCCCCGGCCTCGCAGAGCTTCTGGGTCACCGGCAAGTCGGTGCTGCACGATTTCCCGGACGTGACGCGGTAG